A single window of Pseudophryne corroboree isolate aPseCor3 chromosome 5, aPseCor3.hap2, whole genome shotgun sequence DNA harbors:
- the LOC134928704 gene encoding uncharacterized protein LOC134928704: MSDDGQQARAQETYTLHLQPIDPTQANMAQDIQQQPQASQSQQMSSTPGTMQTDPEFWSGWASHQAHHSACLTTQTQHLSSLPHHLPKVSRNSARLIVQVGRIANTMEQMRADNSQMQANHQRIMDEQQRQHQTLIQIIQHNQVINDNLSRIIANNTAAYTQLTASLNILSQNLSAMGQIHVTSSSGTTTPSQTPVQSPVRRSSRSRTHEHPQASAPSTQKKRK, encoded by the coding sequence ATGAGCGACGATGGCCAGCAGGCCCGTGCCCAGGAGACTtatacactacacctgcagcccatcgacccaacacaggcaaacatggcTCAGGACATTCAACAACAACCGCAAGCTTCTCAAAGTCAACAAATGAGCTCAACACCAGGGACAATGCAAACGGATCCAGAGTTTTGGTCAGGTTGGGCATCACACCAGGCACACCACTCCGCGTGTCTCAccacccaaacacaacacctgtctagtctgccccatcatttgccaaaagTTAGTCGCAACTCTGCCAGACTCATCGTGCAGGTGGGGCGGATAGCAaacacaatggagcagatgagggcagacaactcacAAATGCAGGCAAACCAtcagcgcatcatggatgagcaacagcggcaacaCCAAACACTGATCCAGATTATACAGCACAATCAAGTTATAAATGACAATCTGTCTAGAATCATTGCCAACAATACTGCCGCTTATACACAGCTTACGGCCAGTTTAAATATTTTGAGCCAAAATTTAAGTGCAATGGGCCAAATACATGTGACCTCAAGCTCAGGCACAACAACCCCTAGCCAAACACCAGTACAATCACCAGTTCGACGAtcaagtcgaagccgcacccacgagcatccacaagcctctgcacccagcacccaaaaaaaaagaaaataa